In a single window of the Renibacterium salmoninarum ATCC 33209 genome:
- a CDS encoding extracellular solute-binding protein: MKSPYQAGLRRRSLPRAIGVSLAALMIAMVALTGCSADPTAKTEITVAIVSNPQMKDAISLQDDFRKAHPNVNVKFVSLPENEARAKITVSVVSVASVATGGGDFDVVMISNYETEMWAKTAGSLTCSPMQTRPPGTIPTISSRQSRMR, from the coding sequence CTTACGCCGCCGTAGCTTGCCTCGAGCGATCGGTGTAAGCCTGGCAGCACTCATGATCGCCATGGTCGCTTTGACTGGCTGCTCGGCTGATCCAACGGCGAAGACTGAGATTACGGTCGCCATCGTGTCGAATCCGCAGATGAAAGACGCCATCTCGCTACAGGATGACTTCCGCAAGGCGCACCCGAACGTCAACGTGAAGTTTGTTTCGCTTCCGGAAAATGAAGCCCGCGCCAAAATCACGGTATCTGTGGTATCTGTGGCATCTGTGGCAACTGGCGGTGGTGATTTCGACGTTGTGATGATCTCTAACTACGAAACCGAAATGTGGGCAAAAACGGCTGGATCACTAACCTGCAGCCCTATGCAGACAAGACCGCCGGGTACGATCCCAACGATTTCATCCCGACAATCAAGGATGCGCTGA